The nucleotide window aggtatgtacataaaGATTGACGAATCTACGTCTCCAGCGAACAACAATATAATGAATGTATTTCATGCTTTTAGTATCAGTTGGAGCCGTGAGCCATTTCAGTGTGAAAGTGCAACAAACAAGTTCTGTCCGAGATAATCTTGTCTATATTCTCACTTTTCTGTATACATCAATCAATTAATTCCAGAATCGAAATCCGATGGCCGTACAGTCCCATACTGGATAATCAAGAACTCCTGGGGCCAGGATTTCGGAGACAACGGGTACTACTACCTGGTTCGCGGACGCAACGCCTGTGGTATCGGCACCACCATAGGTTTCGGTGACGTCCAAGaaaaccaataaatattatatctgaCAATCATTGCAAAATTTAATGTCATAAATATTGTTGAATAAATAGTGTgcaatatattttgtatgtttttgtgtttaaacCATTGCGGCACCTCCTAACAAAGATCATGCCGAGATATACCTAAACAACTGATAAACACATTAAATTCCAACAAGCATGTTCATCATGACTTCATACATacatggtgaccattgcaccATCGAGGTAATCGAAGTACTTTCTAAGGATATCGTGGTCACCAAAGACTGATTaaagttgaaggaaaacatctcaagaaaacctggactatcttatataaaaagtctgaaacCGACCTGCACTGAGCAAGCTCGGTGATTCTCAATCATTCTCTGTGTGAGGTGAGACCTGCGCTCAGCAGTGAAACGATAAAAATGGTGATGAAGTTGATTTAGGATTATGCTTCTGGTAAAGATTAACTAGAATATTTCCTTTGCCATAATTGTgttaaaaaaatggtaaatatTTGGCAAGGTGCAAATACGAGCGATGCCATTTGGAGAACCCTTTAGTGTTTAAGACAGGTAAACAAATAACACGTCAATAATactataaatttaaaaaataccgaCAGTCATCAACTACTCAATCAATTTCGTAAAACAATTTCAGATATATGGGAACACAATAATAttcattaattcattaaattttaatagccAGGGTTTTAATTTACTATCCCATACATTcttgttattttacttatttttaaattttaactgtTATTATTCACGGCGTGTACACCCATTATAGGTATAGCAAAcaagaattttataataacattatttttatatattttattgtttgtacctATTGCTGTTAGtgtgccaataaataaataataacacgtTACTAGAGATATTTCGTTCTTTGCAAAACTAGACTGATATGAAACAGGTTTACAGTGCTGAAGGTGAAAATATCAACAGTAAATAATATGCTTTAGACctatttaatcaaaaaatatataccatcTATACCAATGTTCCCATGGATCCCAACCAGTGGTCCACAGAAGCCAAAATATGGTCACTAAATGATTAATAGCATAGCCGAACTCGTGAAGAAGGTGCAAGCTCATATaaatgttcttattttgttttatgtaatttcaaGTTAGATTTTTGATTGAAGTTTCTGTTTGAttattacagtttatttttattgcactaAAATTTAGTTGTCTCTTAGTTCCTGACGTTAATTTTCAATTGAAATTCGCTAAAAAGGAAGTTCaagagttggcgctagataggcgtaaatggcAGGAGGcttaaattaatgaattaatgaaAATTTAGTTATTTAATGACTatggcatcgttcagaccaaacgtattgtcggccgctgactgtgagcgcgcgttacgcagtttattgcttttccatatatattgaaattgtcgttcacaccgaaccgactatacgctattacgtcgtcagttgtcgctgactctcagtggccgattattttactacgcgactatgcacggcggacgcggattggctacgcggacgcagttgccgaatagcgccgctccgccgcgcccgcaccgccgcgcgcctcggccgcaatacactcgagaaacaaactttagggattgttcacaccaaacgtattgtccgccgctgactgtgagtatactcactgtctgccccagtgtgaacgtcgactcaatctgcagtacgtgtactcaccaagccgacaataggctatagcgtacgatgcgctacatgtgtgaacaaaagaataggctcgtgtaggttcacactagatgcgtacgctgagcggctgactattctacacataaaagggctcagtatttgaagttgctcgtagtattttataaacgataaaactagcgtaatttatttttttcaaatcagacgttttactgatatttcaattaaatgatgcgcattcagaaagttgccatttgcgaagctctagaggaagacgaaaataataaaaagaagtgattgtgggtacatcccttaaatttgaagaaatgttttcttggtcaatttcatactttatatttcgaatatagactttatccaaataagttcaagaaatattttcgtatgacagtaaaacattcgatgagttactatctttaatacgtttaagtttatataaaagggacactaatcatcgacgtgctgtaccgaggcgcggcggtgcgtacgcggcggagcggcgctattcggcaactgcgtccgcgtagccaatccgcgtccgccgtgcatagtcgcgtagtaaaataatcggccactgagagtcagctacaacagaagacgtaacagcgtatagtcggttcggtgtgaacgacaatttcaatatatatggaaaagcaataaactgcgtaacgcgcgctcacagtcagcggccgacaatacgtttggtctgaacgatgccttaatgaggacagacgtgacacgtgacacctcgcgatgttcgacaccgaaaagtttattgcagaagtacattctagagaatgtatttggaatgcgaattcagaagaatttagtgatagaaacttacgaagatgcgcttgggaagacatagcatctgttatgtatgaagattggggggttcaaatactgagctcttttatgtgtagaatagtcagccgctcagcgtacgcatctggTGTGAatctacacgagcctattcttttgttcacacatgtagcgcatcgtacgctatagcttattgtcggcttggtgagtacgggtactgcagattgagtcgacgttcacactggggcagacagtgagtatactcacagtcagcggcggacaatacgtttggtgtgaacaatccctaaattATAGTCatcactaaaaaaaaaatgtagaggTTGTCCCTGACCAAGAAAACGTTGGGAACCCCTCATCTGACCCAATTATAACAGTCtgaattgattattattttagtagtaTATTATAGATCTCATAGAACCCATCGACTAGACTAAACAAAACCGGACCTTTGGAAAATAACTGAGGAAAGTGTAATACAGTTTTGgtccaaaaattaaatatttagaaataatgttttgttagaTAGAATCTGATAACATGTCAATTCACAAGGAcacaaaattaatacataaacaatggaatcaaaaatattcaaacaacTTGTAGAACGtaagataaaaaagaaaaaataatataatataataaaatattgtttttttttttaagtctcaaaaatatattgctttattacattacatagatatttacatatttacaatacaataaaaactaTGAAAACAAAATGGCATAAATAGCATAATTGCTGCAAAactgataattattttaaagatatttaaaGAACAGAACAGGCAAACAACTAGCATTACAATTAGggaaaagtcggttaaaatgttAACGATCACTATACTTTTGTTTATCTTAAAGGAGTATAGTTGTTACCTTGTATTACCAAAACCTTCTTTGGACGAAAAGCCACTACTAAGAAGCCCTGTCAATAATGGGCCTATTCCTGATTACTTTGATTGGAGGGACCGCGATGCTGTGTCACCCGTTGTGAATCAAGGAGTCTGTGCAGCTTGCTGGGCTTTCGCCACTACTGGTAAAGTCATGTTTTAGCCGACTTCGCAACAAGAACAAATCCGGCTTATTTTGATACTCATCTCTTCAActtataacgttttttttaatataccaatttctttatatacatagctatttacatatatttaaacacacaaaaaaaactatcctagtaaaacaataaaaaaaaacactatatctaaaacgcgccaaaaaattcatccccatcgctgtcaactgggagcgtacccaagaggcacgcagcattacctcgttggaaggccatgctgatcctttgtccgaggtaatagccagcttAACTTATAACGTTCTATCAAATAGCATGACTACGCTTGTATCAGTCTTAGACCATAGCTTCTTAATATGATAGGTTTATTGTCTCACTACTATCACTTTATTCTCACACGTATTCCATAATAAAGATTAAGGTAATTCGATATTTAGATAGGAATAGACAGGTTTTTCAACGCCATCTGCTGAGCTTTAGTTGTACCTTATGCAAGCTTCTGATCAGGTCAAAAAGTATTTACTAATAAAAGGCTCTGTTTTTGTTCCAGCTACCATAGAGAGTCATCGGAAAATATATCTGGAAGTTAAAGAGAAGTTATCGGAACAGTTTCTTATCGATTGTGATGATGAAGGCGTGGGGTGCAGGGATGGTTCCATGCTACAAGCATATGCGTGAGTTTATTttgcttaataatattttataatagagGAGTTCGCGGGTCTGCAGACCAAAGGTCTACCGATTACAAGCTAAGCAACGCTTAACATGGTCGGCCTGTGGATGGATGACCCTTTGTCGTGACCAGTTTCTCTGTGAAGAAAGTCACGTGAAATTTCAGGACCCGACTGTCATTTATGTTACGGGTTCCAGTCATCCTGATACCATTTTCCTCACTTTAAAGCGTGGAATGTCATCTTATTTTATCAACCAACAAAGACCTCCATCTAATCATGTCCTTCTTCGGCTTCCACAGATCTATGGAATTTAACTTTCTCCAACTCTAAAAAACTCATCAACTTCAAACATTTCCAAATTCATTTTAAACCTGGTCATTTTTGCCTTTTAGAAACATGATCATAAAATCTGGTGGTATACTTCGAAACATAGACTATTATCCATATGCAGAAGAACAGAGGGAATGTAGGTGGAATGCTGTTTTAAACCGTCATGCGACTAATTATACTACAAGGTGGTTCGAGAACAGTCCTAGGCCACATCCCAGACCTGTCCCAGTGGTCGGGTTTCGAAGGGTTATTAGAGATGAAGATGTTATGGCAAGATATCTTTATCGACATGGACCGTTATCTGCAGGTATGTATGGGTAACATTCTGTctaaggccggcaatacacggaccgcttgaagcagtcaggggcgacagtTTCAAGCTGTCGACCGCCCGAATCAGTTGCAACATCTCAAGCGGTTCGTAtatgtgcgtccatagaactctgcagttcactgtgCAGTCGACAGCTTGAAGCTATCACCCCTGACTGCGTCAAACGGTCTGTATATTGCCGgcctaataatattaatattaaagtaactctgtctataTATCTGTCACGCATCAACGCGGGTGAAACGCAGAAAACCGTAGCTAGTACCTAAGTCACGAATAGATTctctgttatttttaatttgtcgagCTAAAAATGTTTAACTATTCCAATAATTTGACCTATTTAATGGTTgaactattatttttaaggatATATATTCAGTGTTTTATGCTAATACTAAACTTGATTGTCCCTCTTATCTACAGAGTTATATAAAGGTCACAGTCGTAAGCCATAAACTGAATATTTCAAGAATGCAGTCATGATATTTGCATTCAAAGATAACAAGTTTATTTGTCAAATGCAAAAGTAAAAGAATCTTAGTTATGAAATTGCTAGCTGCAACTTAGTAAACttgctttataataatatttttaatcagtTATGAGAGCTATGCTTTCCATTCGTTCTGTAATATTGCAACTAACATTATTACCCCTGTGTCCGAACCATAGATCGTGGTCGAACACCAGCTGCATGGAGGCATAGATTGCGGTACCTATTAAAGCACGAAGAGAGCTGACTCCAAACAAAGTGGATTATCTGCCAGGaaagagaagaagaagaatctaTCACTTTCCTGATAGGCTATACtgattaaaattatacttacaGCCATTAACTCAGCGTCTATGGACAACTACACGGGTGGTATAGATGAGCCTACAGAAAAAAGTTGCAGTCCCAGTGGATTGAACCATGCCGTCGAGATTGTAGGATACAATGTTTATGGTAAACTTGCATTTCTTTACCATTTTAAAAATAGGcaagatattataaaaatattcaaatggaCAGATTTTTCATCAACAAGTGTCAAAGTTATATATATAcagtataataaaacaaataatatacaaataatatgtatgtcggaggcgaaacatcaggatggcactattgtCCGACATCAGCTCGGGtaatcgtacaaagagataactcaaaaagaACTGTAAActgaaaaacgtttattcaaattagtcagaacaaaagacagctcccaaacgcccgcccttcgccacttcctatgtgttttggctggggagaagtggcggaacacatgtctgtctgttaggttagaagaaccattatcATACGATAGACGTTTCAATAACCTTTagactttacaatatggatctacaacggtactacaacactaggcaataacactaggtacactagacgtgacgtagggcagtttcgagatgtgtgcaacacgacgactcaacgaagactcgacgaagactgagctccgccgacgccacgctgaccaccacgacccTGCCAAGcccgccaaaatgttgtttcaccggatacgccaccagagggcgcgcttgcgtctcgtttagtgtccgtactattgaccgtctccgacatatataagCAAAGTCATTACTTTGCTATGATTAGACTAAAATGTGGGTgctaaatgggctatctaaccctgaaatatttttttcaaatctgacgAGTAGTTTCTGACTTTAACAAATAACAAactcttcacctttataatattaaaagtatagATTATAGGTACATTACCTCTATATAAATCACAAACAATTTCTTACAGAGGATGAAAACGGCAACAGGACTCCATACTGGATAATCAAGAACTCCTGGGGGGTGGGGTGGGGAGATAACGGGTACTACTACCTGGTGCGCGGGCGCAACGCCTGTGGCATCGCCAGTGACGTTTCTTTTCCCATTGTCGGCTAAAATATGATCAtccttcacatttttttttaagaaaatttaaaaataattcaagttGAAATGTAATCTAACTTTGAAATTGGTTgatgttattgtattttaatttcattttggaGTATTGCTACTTTCAGTTGTTTGGTATattctaattataattattaatctaaaaaccattgtattattatttgcatGCCCATTGACGGCGAAATATGGAgaacttatattttattgtaacatctATGTACTTatccttgagtttgtttcggcgtttcttctcagggattaGTCAGTTAGGAAATACCGACCCAACGTTCTTATAATGAcatgtaaaagtgatgtaaagtccaacttgcaaaataaacgatttcatttcttacaacccatatttgcaaaataaatgaccAAAATtggagaagaaaaatattaatataattttagaagTTTTGATATAGAACCATTGCCCTTTCTTTTAAACTAAGTAACATTAACACAATGAATTCACGAAATACTCGTGGAAGATTAATTGTTGTATCAGAAAAAGTACAAACTCAATAATAACTTCCCTATTATCAAAACTGTTTCTAAACATAGCTAATTAAGCTATTCCCATTCTATCTAATAAATATGTCCCTTCTAGAATATTC belongs to Helicoverpa zea isolate HzStark_Cry1AcR chromosome 11, ilHelZeax1.1, whole genome shotgun sequence and includes:
- the LOC124634517 gene encoding cysteine proteinase 1-like, with the protein product MLTITILLFILKEYSCYLVLPKPSLDEKPLLRSPVNNGPIPDYFDWRDRDAVSPVVNQGVCAACWAFATTATIESHRKIYLEVKEKLSEQFLIDCDDEGVGCRDGSMLQAYANMIIKSGGILRNIDYYPYAEEQRECRWNAVLNRHATNYTTRWFENSPRPHPRPVPVVGFRRVIRDEDVMARYLYRHGPLSAAINSASMDNYTGGIDEPTEKSCSPSGLNHAVEIVGYNVYEDENGNRTPYWIIKNSWGVGWGDNGYYYLVRGRNACGIASDVSFPIVG